The genomic DNA ACTGAGAGGTTGAGGTTTGCCAGTTGCTCTTCAGGTAGGGTGCATTGGTTGTCATCACACTCCATGGATTCCATTTAGTACTTCCATCgtcgagggagagagagagaggcttagTCCCCTTCTTAGCCAGTAAATCGCACTTAACCTAGATTCACTCACTAAAATCAATTAATCGAATGGATCTATTTTAActctttttcatttaatttccttttttgttttttaactcTAATTATATCCAGGCCCATAATCAAAATGGTATCACTCATGCATCAATATATTTCTGTCATCTGTCAAATGGATCTAATATAaactcttttttccttttttcaacTCGAATTAAATAACAATGAGTATTACTTATACATTCTTATacctatatttaatatttaaggtatattttttttatattttatattaaaataattgataaataatgagaaaagataaattttgatgAATAATGCTATGCATTGTTATTCAAACCACTTATATGTTGTTAATTCTAATTCTAATATTAAAACACACCTTTTATTTTTACTTAGTTACTTATTGAAGTTGAATATGACATTTTTAACACACACAAAACTCTACTATTAGTGAACAAAATTGATGTTTAGCACTTGACAGTTCAGAACTCTTGAACTCAAGCAGCAAGAAGTTATTAAACGGTTCTTATGCCAGCAGCTTCTTTAGAATATATTCGTTCTCCTCCCAAGGTGCCTTAAGTTTCTCTATAGccattgttttcaatttcatttaaagGATGAAtagtatttttcttaaaattatttataacttTTCACCAGAGGTCTACAATGAATGAAATATAGTTTCAGttgtaatataaaaattatagcaATTTTGCTGTTAGCTATCTTATTGGCATCTACTGCCATGATTCTTCTGCTAAATTGTACATACTGGAAACATCATATAATCACACTAATTAATaatatgagaaaataaaatagcaCGAACGAGTTCTCAATTCACTGCATGGATCATGGATGTGCCAACATTCTCATACAAAACTGCAAGATTATTATTGCTTAAAATTTTCAAAGCAGATGTAAACAGTAAGGTTAATTACAGGACTGGAGTGGCAAGTGGTTTTGCGAGGAAGTGAGCTTCCAAGTTTGCAAGGACAAGATCCGCCATGGCAGTGCGAGTTTCGACGGTGGCGCTTCCAATATGAGGCAAGAGCACAACATTGTCCAACTCAAACAGCTCTGGAGGCACATGAGGTTCATCGTGGAACACATCCAAGCCGGCCCCACCCAAGCGACCTTCCAACAGCGCAGAAACCAGCTCAGCCTCATCAACATGCTTCCCTCGCCCAACATTGATTAGAACGCCCTTAGGACCAAGCGCGTTCATCACATCGCGGTTAATTATATGGTGCGTTTCTATGGTGAGGGAGCAAGCAACAACTAAAATGTCGCAGTTAGAGGCTAAGTCAACAACACTTGGGTAGTATTTGTAACTACTACACTCTGTTTTAACTGTTCTTGAGTGGTAACATATCTTACAGTTAAAGGCCTCAGCTCTCTTCGCCACTGCCTTTCCTATCCTCCCCAATCCAAGAATGCCAACTGTCTTCCCAGAGAACTGCCAAACGGAATTAATAGTCAGTTTCGACTTTCGAGGAGTTAgttattgttagtttgttacCTTAGTGGTGAGAGGGTAGCTGCCTTGGTGCTTCCATTTTCCGCTTCTGACGAAGACATCGCACTGACACAGCCGCCTCAGGAGGGAGATAATCAAGGCCATTGCCACGTCAGCGGTCTCGTCGGTGATGACATCAGGGGTGTTAGTCACGCGGATCCCTCTCTCGGCGCACTTTCTGAGATCGACCTTGTCAACGCCGACGCCATAGCAGGACACGATCTCCAGCATTGGAAGCGCATCGATGAGCTTGGCGTCGGCGCCGTCCACGGAATTCACGACGACGGCGCGTATGGAAGCAGCGTGTTTGGTTCTGTCACGGAGGAGGTTGAATCGGGCTTGGAGGTGGTGCTCGAGGTAAGGGAAGGTTGGGTGAGGCACCAACACTCCGATTGATTCCATTTCCTCTTTCCTTGCGTTGACTCTGACTCGAAGGTTTTTCTCCAACTTTTGTCTAGTTTCTTTtacctaaattactaaattagcaTTGTACATtgaattttctatttaaaaaaaaaaagtgaaaattcaGATACAActcgacttcacgtaaagttgatattgagagtcgttagataatttgactatattttcatctaacgactatCAGATATCGACTTCACATGAAATCAATTTCACCTAAGTTTTCCCTTTAAAAGAAATAGCACACTTAATTCTTAAAGTTAATCTTTTAT from Arachis hypogaea cultivar Tifrunner unplaced genomic scaffold, arahy.Tifrunner.gnm2.J5K5 arahy.Tifrunner.gnm2.scaffold_579, whole genome shotgun sequence includes the following:
- the LOC114927412 gene encoding glyoxylate/hydroxypyruvate/pyruvate reductase 2KGR encodes the protein MESIGVLVPHPTFPYLEHHLQARFNLLRDRTKHAASIRAVVVNSVDGADAKLIDALPMLEIVSCYGVGVDKVDLRKCAERGIRVTNTPDVITDETADVAMALIISLLRRLCQCDVFVRSGKWKHQGSYPLTTKFSGKTVGILGLGRIGKAVAKRAEAFNCKICYHSRTVKTECSSYKYYPSVVDLASNCDILVVACSLTIETHHIINRDVMNALGPKGVLINVGRGKHVDEAELVSALLEGRLGGAGLDVFHDEPHVPPELFELDNVVLLPHIGSATVETRTAMADLVLANLEAHFLAKPLATPVL